From the genome of Malus sylvestris chromosome 13, drMalSylv7.2, whole genome shotgun sequence:
CTAACCATTATAGGCTCACTAAGCCCTATTTAGTctctagtaatactaattttaatATTCAAGAACGATTAAGAACATTTTGATCAAAATCAACCCTAGTAGATCAATCAGGAATCTCTGCCCACCGGATTTccaatctgtaagttcctaaGGTCATCAAATATCACGTataataacatattaaagtttggtaacgATTTAACGATCGGATCGTCTATTGTTATAATGATCAAGTGCAGCTTCTAAGGAAAATATGTTCAAATGACGGGATTTCGTCAATTAGATGTCACATATGGATTTGGGGTATTGAATTTAGCCTAGAAAGACAGAGTTGGCCCACTGACCACGTGTCGCCGAATTCAGCGATCTTCGACGAATGGAAACCTAATTTTCCGACTAActtcaaaaattaccaaattttatagaaATGTAGAGCTCATCAAGGGGAATAAATATCATACCTAGGCCGCAGTTCAATTCGGCCGAAAAACACCTGAAATTGGCCTCGATCATTcaaaaaccctagaattgggtgttcTCGATTGGACCTCAAAACGTACTCTGACGCCTCAACAAAGCATGGATCTTGTTCCTGAGATTGAGAAGAGTCTATTGTGGGTGGTGGTCGATGGAGTTGGTTTCAGAAACGGCAGATCGCCGCCAAGGAATCCCAGCTGCACCGACGTTGTTCATGGTGAAATAGGGCCAAATCACGTTAGTTTTTGGCTGAAATTGAAGGAGTGATCGATTGGTTTCGAAGTGAGGATTGACATGACACCGGTCCCGTCGTCAACGATGGCTGGAATAGGGAGATATGGCTGGGTTGGGTTTGTGGGTCAAATAGGGGGTCTGATTCCCTCattctcttcttcctcctttccctcattTCCTCCCTCCTGATTGGCCACTCTCCATCCTTTTCTCTCCCGCATCTATCTCTTTTCCCCTCTCTCCTGATGCCATATGGCagtttctaatttttatttattttgtagacAACTAAAACGTCTCTAATTTCTTCGTTTCAACTTCGATTCGCGAATGGTTTTCGCCTACGCACTCGTAGGATCAAGCTCTATCCAATTATACTTAGTGTGACCCCGTAAAGTCCACAGATTTTtaatgattactaaccaaaattcaaactttgtaattagtttaattaaaatctaaatttaataaaatttaatataaaatctcgttaatacaaatacgtagtttataatagtgaaatccaggaacgggatttcacaccTTGTTTACTAGTTTTTATCATAATGAaagttgattttttattttttttttgaacaaataatattatctacagTAAGGAGTgggggagtgggctaagcctcacaatggactagcaataatatggttcaaatctGTCTTTGGCGATAATCAAACGTAAGAGCTATTATTTAataatgaagaggaatatcactagaccgtagtactaaatgacataATAGAAGTTGATTTTGTGATTAAAAAAACCTTAAatatttaataataattaaataaaaatcaaagggTTTAGTCAAGAATCATTCGGACAAAGAATTACGTGGCAGTCTAGGGTGAAACGCAGCTTCCGAAAATCCCCTTCCCCCACAAAAGCACACTTAACTGGTCACCACGAGACTTATGACATGAGACACCGCGCCTACTGCTCGCTCCCCACTCTCACACTTTGCCCTTTGCCCTTTTGCCCCCAATTCGCCCTCCCAACTCCCGCGAAATGACCCACCCGCCCAGATCGAGCTCCTAGTCCTAGACCTCCTCCGCCTCCTCCGGCGGAGAAATTCCCGCCATGAACGCCCCCACGACGACGTTTCGCTCCATTCTCGAGAAGCCCCTCAATCAGCTCACCGAGGATGACATTTCCCAGCTCACCCGCGAAGACTGCCGCAAATACCTCAAAGAAAAAGGTCctccctttctctcctctcttttcGCTAATTTCCACTTTTGCCCCTCCTCCCCCCATCGCCATGTTTTCCGGCGCGCCTAAAATCACGGGACAGCTCACTCCTCACACTATATTTTATTGTcgaaattagttaattaaacgACGAGGATTTCGCCTTTTTTCCGGcaattttttaaaaatgtgGTGACCACGTGTCCGTACAGGAATGCGGCGGCCCTCCTGGAACAAATCGCAGGCGATCCAGCAGGTTATTTCGCTCAAGGCGCTGCTGGAGCCCAACGACGATTCCGGCGCCGGAGCTCTCAGAAAGATTGTCGTTTTGCCTCATACGACCACCGCCACCACCCAGCGCGTCAGTACTTTCGTATGTGCTTGTTTCCCGAGAAATTAAAAACGGGAGAGAAAATTACAGTAatcttttcctttatgtttacCACTTGTTTGATTGCAAGTTTTCTGTGTACAGGCGGCTTCGAATTCCGCTGATTCAGCTAAGGAAGTGAGCCCCGATGTCCAGGCTTCTGTGTCCGCTGACGAATTGGCGCCGCATCCGAGAAATGAACCGCCCAAACCAGCTCCCGAGGACCCACCGGTCTATGCGGATACCACGGCCATCAGTCTCAGgttgatcttcttcaaaacTCTCTATTGACTTGCTGTAATACACGGACATTAGCTGAATTTTACTGATTGGTGTAGTTTGAGTATGTTAAGCACAATGTGGTAGTGAAGTGTGCTAAATTAGCTAATTGAAGCAATTTTCAGGATAAAAATTCCTCAAATTATTTGACTTTGGCGTCATAATGTAGGCTTTGTCCTTCGGGAATCCATATCGAGTCTAGTATGGTCATTTGAGCTTAGTAGATTGAAGGGGAAATGGGTTTGTGGAAGAGATTTTGAAGTGGATTCTCGTTTTCATGCGTAGCTCGGATAGGTGTTAAAGAAGCCCCACATGATAAAGGTGGCACTGTGTTTACCAATTTGTGTCAGGCTTATCTTTTCTCCATGGGTCATGGCTTATGCTTGGGTTGATTACATACGTATTAAAGGTTTAACTGAAGTGACGTTGCGGTTAGGATGCATATTCTCTGTGTTCCTTAAGACGGGTATGAAGCCAAAGTAGATTACTTTGTTTTGTAGAACATTCTACTGCAATATCTTGATTATAAAACTTTGTCATTAACTATTTCAAATGATGCAAATAATTTTCTGTTTCTGCTGAAAGATTGGAAAGTATGTTTATAATTAAGATGAACGTGTAGGGGTTGGTGAGAACATTGTATGCAATCACTCATGTGATATATTTATACTACGGTTTTAAAGGAAAGCATTTGAAATTGTGGTCGCAGAAATCATTGTACAACTGATGCATCAGTTAGTAAAATGACAATTTTCTACAGCGGCAAGGTGAATGTATATGATGGAGTGCCACCTGATAAggtaaatgaagctttctctTTGAATGGAGACCTTGAGATAAGCCTTCCAATGCAGGGATATATGGATTTGCAGGCACGGGCAATCCTGCACCTTGCAGCAGGGCCCAACCATTTGCTTTTGGACAATCAATTTGGTGGTGCTGCAGCAGCAAGATCCTTACATTGCCAATTTCAGACTGCAGGCAATAAAGATGGCCTTTTCCTTCCTAGTGCAACAATTTCTCAGGCAATGCAAACAGGTATTTCCACAGAAGGATTTCTTAGCTTACATTCTTACTACATTAGTTGGAATGTAGTTAGCCGTGTAATTAACATTTAGTTAAAACTGCACATAGTGAATGGAAATGAGATCCAAGGTATGGTTCTAAGCATTGCCTTTTTTCATTCATGGAACAATGTGATTTcagtaaatttaattttttaaaattcctCCAAAATTGAGCTTGCTGAAACAAGAATTTTCTATTCAACTTCCTTAATCTTCCTACAGGTGCCGCACTAAACATAGCTTAGATCTTTCTTCAGTTTTGTGTCTCGATTAATTAGGAGTCACAGAGAAAGGATTTTTGCTGTTGTAGTTTCTGATTGATAGAGACCTTGACAGTCAACAATGTCATAACACCTATCGTAGAGGATTATAACTTTTCAGCTTCTGTTGGTTATTTAATTGATTTCAGTGGATCAATGGCTAATTAATTGATAGTTTCAGGTAACTTTACAGAGAAGGTTGGTGAATATACACAGCAGTACTGGGAGAAAGGGAACAACACTCGTGATCCTGGTACATTCAGTATTTGTGTACCACTACAGAAGTTGCTTGTGTGATTTGCAAAATTTTATCTCCTATCACTTATCTGGGTGAAAAGTATGCAGTTCTTAAACATAAATATGCTTATTGTTGCAAGTTATTTGGTTTCCAAGGCTACACGCATTTCAATATCctagattaaaagaaaaaaagaagatataaATCTGTATAGATGCTAACCATACATTAGTTTCACTGAGTTTGTGGAAGgtcatattttcttatatgtaaaactgctaattagattttcttttctttttttcccctcTCCTCACTGTGTATGTTTCCCTTAGGAGTATTTGGGAggaaatttaattatttcataaagctGTAAAGCAAAATATAACACTGAAATCATAGTTGGTGATGCTAATTTGCAGAAGTGGGGTAACTTTAAGATGTATTATTTTCACAGAAGTATTTTAGTGGAGGGTTAATGCATTTACACTAGTATCACAAGATTCAAATAACAGCCAATTTTGCTGTCACCTCAGGCCAAAGAAAAGAAACTGCCACTGTTAACTGTTTTGTTGAAACATCTCTAACTCCATCTGTCACTTGCTCCTTTGAAAGACTCATCTCTCCTGCTAAGTTCGAATGAGAAACTTTAATTTACGAAGGAAATTAGACTAAAAAAATGCACTCACTACCAATGAACTACTCAAATCACATAAAGCTACTACTAAAACATTACAAAGATGCTAAACAAAGGACTTTCAATGACACCTGAAAGTTTCCAAATGTATTGCGTCTAGTCATTTTCAACTCCGTCTATCTGATTTTTGTAGTGCTATCCTAACAAATTTAGCCCAAGTTCCATGAATTCTTACAGTTCGTCATCCAAACGCACCTTAAATGTACGTTCACTAGTGATACTGCTCACCGTCAGTCTGTCACTTTCCTTTCCCATTGCTTATGCTGCAGACACTACCTTAACATGACTCCTTTGTTTGCTATTGGATTCTGATGAAAAGGTCTTAGAGGCTTAACCAGTTAAAGAAGCTTCACTGTTTGCTGTATTAAACTTACTAGTTTGTTTTCCTTGAAACATTTGGTGGTAATTCTTAAGATGCAGAGGGTCAGGCGAACAGAAAAGTCTCGTTGCAGAGATACCGTGAAAAGCGAAAAGACAGGTACGTACGGGTAGAAACTATTCTTTACTACTACTAAAATCATCTGTTGCATATTAAAACTCCTAAGTCCCATTCATTTCCTCCATTTTTATTGCTCATGTTTCTACTAGGGAAAAATTAaagattaagaaaaatattggaTCGAATACTAGCTTGGAGGTTTACTTGAATCGTCAACTCAGGACACATACCTCAAATGGTAATTCAAGTCAGTATGGCACAAGCTCTCCACCCCAACCTGAGCTGCTACAGACAGCTGAAAATCAGCCAAGGTTCCGCTGTCTTCCTGTTGACCTAAACGAGAAGGGTGAGCCATAAAGTTCCTCCTTTGTATATTCTATGACATTTGATATTCATATTCATAATTCTTTTCGAATTTAACCTTTATAGTTTTGCAACCAAACATAAATTGACTTATCAGGTAGATTGGATGCCGAATTCTGTTATGTGATGGTATTTGAAGGATTGAAGTCAGAAATAGATGATCTTATGTGACAATCTTTTGgattataaaatatttacaggttgtttggttttgttttgttttgtttttcccgGGCTGGCTGTTATGCAGATATCCTGGAACGCCGGACTTGACAATTTCTAGGTCATAAGGAGTTGGGATATGGTTGAGGACCCCTCACCTTAAGTTAGCGCCATGACATACCTGACAGGATGGGTAAGAAGAAACTAATTTAACCGGCTTCTAGCGACGTGCGTTTTTGTATGATTGGGCTGCTCTGCGACCATGAAGTTTTTCCAGACTTTAGCCTATCAGGAGGAGGATTCTCAGTTTGGACTGGTATGACTTTGATCAGTTTTGTAATTTGTAGGATCATATTTTCATCATCGGGATTTTTCTTTGTCCATGTTATTAGGGTCGAGATGTAGAGCTGCAAGCAGCAATTTCCTTTTTAACTCCCTATGTATGTAATTAGTGTATGCGGTACCATTCTCTGTGCCGAGAGCTTATTGTACAAGTTGAAGGAGACTCTCTCCTTCAACGTTTTGTATCCATGAAGAAGAGTTCTATGTAATTTACCGTCACTTTGTTTATAAGCTAGCCAACTAAAGTTGGCAAAAGTGTGTTGCAATTTGCAGAAAAATCGCGGTCGCGGCTCAGTTGGTGCATCGGAAAAATGTATTACTTTCCGGCTTACTCTGCAGTTTTTAGGTTTCCACTTTAAAGAGCCTCTTTGGGCAGAGCTTCAATCTAGTTTCCTATAGCTTATATAATGTCATTTGACCACGTTGCTTATTTCTCAAACAGTGCATGTATTTGGTATCTGTAACATGAGTTTCTAATTAACTATTTTTGGGATACTAAGCTCCGTTGGCACGGGTGCTTACATGAAATGCGAATTGGAATTATTTTGATTCTCAACCTCTTTTGCGTGTGCTAACACTTGGTTATTGGTGTTATTTTGATTTACCAACACATACGAAATTCACAAAATATCGAATTCCCCTACAAGTTCTTTACCTTGTGTTGGTGATTTGAAAATGCTACTCGAACAACTTAATGTGCACAAAAATTTTGTGCTGTACAACTTCATTCCAGGgtagaaaacacttaaaactacTATTTAACTCTAAACTCAATTGCTATTGCACCCAGTTATTATTCAACCCGACATTAACGGTTGATTTGGGAGGGGATTTTCCTTTCGTTTAATTATTGAAGTGTTTCtcgttaagtttatttttgacaatcacactcattttttttttttttggcagtcTCATTTTACTCTCGGTGCTTTACTTTGTCTCATTTGATCGTTAACTCTGTTGCATAAACTATTACATATTACCGTGGAATGAACATTCTTATAATTTTagcgaaaaaaaaattgaaacatataatataaaaagGTAGGGATGGGTGATGGAGGGTTGCGGTGGGGAGGTGGTAGTTGTGGTtgaaattttgttttagttttacattttattctttatattattgtattttattttatttattctaATGGGTAAAATTATTAGAATGTACATGCCACATTAGCAAATTAATGGTTTATGCAACGGAGTTAATGAAAAGTGCTAAAATAAGACGCAACAAAACAACAAAGTATAAGGGATAAAGTGAGATTTTGCTAAGAGTCCATCGGTCATGGCTAAAAACAAGCCTTGGACTTATGCCAATACAATTTTTCAATGAGAGATGAGTAAAATTTTGGTATCTGAAAAACTGTCACTCGGTGTTgttatttcatttaaattttagCACATGTAGTCTAAAAGGGTTATATAAGTTATGTCACTCACACATGTTATAATATGTACAAGATTATGTATCAATGTTTTGGATAACACGTGCAATTGTAGCTTCATGTATCGATGGTACCTACAAGAATAAGACTTTCATCACAAATTGTCTTTGATGTTTACCAAACTTCTCATCTATCTTTATCTCTCGCATTCAGAATCACTCAATGTCGTCCACATTTTGCTAAACACATCAAAGCCGACAGTGGCGGAGCCAAAATTTCATGTGAGAAGGGGCCTCACACAagtatagaagaagaaaaaaacaaggaTCAATATTTATAAAATCACTAAAGCAAAACATCATAATATATATTCAAATACTTAAGTGGTCAAAATTTACATATGCATAGATAATTTTTATCTATTCATACATAGTAATCAAAATTATTCTGGACAAGTTTTCATATTTTGACATTGTTGCATGATGTCATCCATACTAGACCTggcagtttttgacacgacacgaaaatgacacgaaaataacggatttcgggtcaacacgataatttatcgggtcactatcgggtgacccgttaagaacccttTAATAACGGGTTTTTAACaagtatacacgcgggtaacccgttttgacccgttaagaaaaaaattattttaataattttaaagtttaattactaaaagatttattataaaatacaatagtcatattaatatatacaatatattctatattaaatatatagttttgtattattgttctatataaattataaaaaaaaaaagttttagtcattatttatttttattatgagagttccttattatcattactaggataaattttacaaaacatattcttgtccaaaattaaaatatactagtatagtatttgtatatgcaagaactaagaagacatacatacaagtatgaaaaatgtgaaagaatatataaacactcgtgatttatcattattcctcTACGAATAAATAATTGTTACACTtttattatcgtttagatttttaaaatccttcaaaccctcatgaataatgttttttatttgagggaaaaattaataaattaataaaaattattgtagaagtgtaaaaaatgtaaaaatatatatatacaatcactcatatataaaaaaaatgtaaatgctttaaattaaagatcaaatttattcattacattcttataggttcgaggagtgtatatgtacaaaatcatcaacatcgaagctaaaataaccattaaattgtgatttttcgtttataactgtcgaaaactttttttccgttacgtaatctgaatgtttgttttttacgattttttacgtttgcaatcttggaatgtgtacaaataagtttgacggtttgatcgttgaaaaaagttttgtagaatgcatattgcatcaaaacggtatattaaacaaatacttagagttaatattatattctattaagtataaaataagtttttgtggtatccactagtgtaaatactttaaattaaagatcaaatttaatcattacattcttatagggtcgaggagtgtatctgtaaaaaatcatcaaaatcagagctaaaataaccgttaaattgtgatttttcgtttataatcgtcgaatacttttgttccattacgtaatctctgaatgtttgttttttacaattttttacgtatgcgatcttggaatgtgtacaaataagtttgacggttggatcgttgaaaaaagttttgtaaaatgcatattgcgtcaaaacaatagattaaacaaacacttggagttaatattatacttttattaagtataaaataagtttttgtggtatccactagtgtaaatactttaaattaaagatcaaatttattcattacattcttatacggtcgaggagtgtatctgtaaaaaaatcatcaaaatcgaagttaaaaaccgttaaattgtgatttttcgtttataaccgtcgaaaacttttgttccgttacgtaatctctgaaagtttattttttacgattttttacgtatgcaatctcgaaatgtgtacaaataagtttgatggttggatcgttaaaaaaagtttcgtagaatgcatattgcgtcaaaatagtagattaaacaaacacttaaagttaatattatacttcaattacgtataaaaaaaagtttttgtggtatccactagtgtaaatactttaaattaaagatcaaatttattcattacattcttatagggtcgaggagtgtatctgtaaaaaatcatcaaaattggagctcaaataaccgttaaattgtgatttttcgtttataatcgtcgaaaacttttgttccgttacgtaatctcttgatgtttgttttttatgattttttacgtatgcgatctcggaatgtgtacaaatacgtttgacggttggatcgttgaaaaaagttttgtagaatgcatattgcgtcaaaacagtagattaaacaaacacttagagttaatattatacttctattaagtataaaataagtttttgtggtatccactagtgtaaatactttaaattaaagatcaaatttattcattacattcttatagggtcgaggagtgtatctgtaaaaaatcatcaaaatcagagctaaaataaccgttaaattgtgatttttcgtttataaccgtcgaaaacttttgttccattacgtaatctctgaatgtttgttttttacgattttttacgtatgcgatctcggaatgtgtacaaataagtttgacggttggatcgttgaaaaaagtttttggaccgccagcaatagataattttgtagtagtgaaaccttaaatttatttaatcgtcgattgtcatttacgctttattcttcttactgaatttcatttttaaaattttattttttgaaaacatgatcatctggcggatgtaagaagatgatatcacgtttcaatatttacggttaactgaaatatgagttaatgtcatataatttgtagaaactttataaacatcaagcaatattttcactaaccgtaaaactctaaatataatatcaacgatccaaactgtTCATCTACCTGCACCCTcgaatagatcatgttttcaaaaaagaaaatctaaaaaaaacgaaatttgatgagaacaatgaagcataaatgtaaacaacaatcaacggttaaattttgatatatgatttatatgattatagtggtgaatttcgaagttaagctcttcatgaaagttataaagcttgtcattacgagtgtttatatatttttttctatatttttttacacttctacattaattaaaaaactattaaagactttaggtaagcgaaaatatacttaaaacaaaattgcgtttttatgttttggtggatgtgataatatggaatgtatatacttatttagtattatgtttttcatttgattatttattggtttaaaatatattttccttaacaggTAACGGgccgggtcatattacctgttaatattatcgggtcgggtcattttacccgtttattttaacgggtgttacacgacacgacccgttaagatatcatgtatgacacgaaaacgatacgaacacggaaaacacgacatgAATGCCAGGTCTAATCCATACTATTTAAAAAGTTATTAAACTCAATAGAGAGAATTACTAAAAAATTTGCAACCCTTAAACTCAAGTAAGAGGTAGGATAGAGTAGAAACAAATAAAAGCGTATAGAGAATAACATGGTTTTACAACCTTATCGTTCTTTGTTCAATAATTTCGAAAATTGGAATGGCTAAATGTTTGAAATTCAAGACGATtttgaaatattatatttaatttggGATGAGATCTGTTAGATTAataccaaggtataaaatattgatgatatcagaaatatcggtagtccaaaaacaaggaaatttcgatagaaatatcgggatattatcgatatcgataaaaattgaataaaaaccacggaaatggtaagaaaaacttggaaatttttattgaaactttgcatgatgtttatttagtcaattatctattagtttatcataaaaaaattggaaggaaatgcattgcatgatgaatttaactgatttaagttgattatatagcgagctagcaaacattgtgagtgtataaaatatgtagtaattaatgaaagaagtttaaacacaccataatcatttatatatagtgaattagtacaatattttacatttcatacattgcatggtaagatgcatgagtgacttagtaccacatagagttcctatcaaggtctaaaatatcaatcatattaaaaatattgatagtctaaaaacacaaaaatttcaataaaaatatcaagataaTATCAATATTTTAGAGCTTGATTAATACTAATCTTATTTTCTCAAGTCGGGATAGACCTAAGACTACCACGTCGAAACGACGACGCGACCTAACAAATTGTCAGATTCAATTAACCTGGACAAGGCACA
Proteins encoded in this window:
- the LOC126595918 gene encoding uncharacterized protein LOC126595918 isoform X15 — encoded protein: MNAPTTTFRSILEKPLNQLTEDDISQLTREDCRKYLKEKGMRRPSWNKSQAIQQVISLKALLEPNDDSGAGALRKIVVLPHTTTATTQRVSTFAASNSADSAKEVSPDVQASVSADELAPHPRNEPPKPAPEDPPVYADTTAISLRDIWICRHGQSCTLQQGPTICFWTINLVVLQQQDPYIANFRLQAIKMAFSFLVQQFLRQCKQVTLQRRLVNIHSSTGRKGTTLVILRVRRTEKSRCRDTVKSEKTGHIPQMVIQVSMAQALHPNLSCYRQLKISQGSAVFLLT
- the LOC126595918 gene encoding protein TIFY 4B-like isoform X8; this encodes MNAPTTTFRSILEKPLNQLTEDDISQLTREDCRKYLKEKGMRRPSWNKSQAIQQVISLKALLEPNDDSGAGALRKIVVLPHTTTATTQRVSTFAASNSADSAKEVSPDVQASVSADELAPHPRNEPPKPAPEDPPVYADTTAISLRNHCTTDASVSKMTIFYSGKVNVYDGVPPDKVNEAFSLNGDLEISLPMQGYMDLQARAILHLAAGPNHLLLDNQFGGAAAARSLHCQFQTAGNKDGLFLPSATISQAMQTVSGNFTEKVGEYTQQYWEKGNNTRDPDAEGQANRKVSLQRYREKRKDRTHTSNGNSSQYGTSSPPQPELLQTAENQPRFRCLPVDLNEKDILERRT
- the LOC126595918 gene encoding protein TIFY 4B-like isoform X11: MNAPTTTFRSILEKPLNQLTEDDISQLTREDCRKYLKEKGMRRPSWNKSQAIQQVISLKALLEPNDDSGAGALRKIVVLPHTTTATTQRAASNSADSAKEVSPDVQASVSADELAPHPRNEPPKPAPEDPPVYADTTAISLRNHCTTDASVSKMTIFYSGKVNVYDGVPPDKARAILHLAAGPNHLLLDNQFGGAAAARSLHCQFQTAGNKDGLFLPSATISQAMQTGNFTEKVGEYTQQYWEKGNNTRDPDAEGQANRKVSLQRYREKRKDREKLKIKKNIGSNTSLEVYLNRQLRTHTSNGNSSQYGTSSPPQPELLQTAENQPRFRCLPVDLNEKDILERRT
- the LOC126595918 gene encoding protein TIFY 4B-like isoform X10, whose protein sequence is MNAPTTTFRSILEKPLNQLTEDDISQLTREDCRKYLKEKGMRRPSWNKSQAIQQVISLKALLEPNDDSGAGALRKIVVLPHTTTATTQRAASNSADSAKEVSPDVQASVSADELAPHPRNEPPKPAPEDPPVYADTTAISLRNHCTTDASVSKMTIFYSGKVNVYDGVPPDKARAILHLAAGPNHLLLDNQFGGAAAARSLHCQFQTAGNKDGLFLPSATISQAMQTVSGNFTEKVGEYTQQYWEKGNNTRDPDAEGQANRKVSLQRYREKRKDREKLKIKKNIGSNTSLEVYLNRQLRTHTSNGNSSQYGTSSPPQPELLQTAENQPRFRCLPVDLNEKDILERRT
- the LOC126595918 gene encoding protein TIFY 4B-like isoform X1, producing the protein MNAPTTTFRSILEKPLNQLTEDDISQLTREDCRKYLKEKGMRRPSWNKSQAIQQVISLKALLEPNDDSGAGALRKIVVLPHTTTATTQRVSTFAASNSADSAKEVSPDVQASVSADELAPHPRNEPPKPAPEDPPVYADTTAISLRNHCTTDASVSKMTIFYSGKVNVYDGVPPDKVNEAFSLNGDLEISLPMQGYMDLQARAILHLAAGPNHLLLDNQFGGAAAARSLHCQFQTAGNKDGLFLPSATISQAMQTVSGNFTEKVGEYTQQYWEKGNNTRDPDAEGQANRKVSLQRYREKRKDREKLKIKKNIGSNTSLEVYLNRQLRTHTSNGNSSQYGTSSPPQPELLQTAENQPRFRCLPVDLNEKDILERRT
- the LOC126595918 gene encoding protein TIFY 4B-like isoform X3; this translates as MNAPTTTFRSILEKPLNQLTEDDISQLTREDCRKYLKEKGMRRPSWNKSQAIQQVISLKALLEPNDDSGAGALRKIVVLPHTTTATTQRVSTFAASNSADSAKEVSPDVQASVSADELAPHPRNEPPKPAPEDPPVYADTTAISLRNHCTTDASVSKMTIFYSGKVNVYDGVPPDKVNEAFSLNGDLEISLPMQGYMDLQARAILHLAAGPNHLLLDNQFGGAAAARSLHCQFQTAGNKDGLFLPSATISQAMQTVSGNFTEKVGEYTQQYWEKGNNTRDPEGQANRKVSLQRYREKRKDREKLKIKKNIGSNTSLEVYLNRQLRTHTSNGNSSQYGTSSPPQPELLQTAENQPRFRCLPVDLNEKDILERRT
- the LOC126595918 gene encoding protein TIFY 4B-like isoform X7 — translated: MNAPTTTFRSILEKPLNQLTEDDISQLTREDCRKYLKEKGMRRPSWNKSQAIQQVISLKALLEPNDDSGAGALRKIVVLPHTTTATTQRVSTFAASNSADSAKEVSPDVQASVSADELAPHPRNEPPKPAPEDPPVYADTTAISLRNHCTTDASVSKMTIFYSGKVNVYDGVPPDKARAILHLAAGPNHLLLDNQFGGAAAARSLHCQFQTAGNKDGLFLPSATISQAMQTVSGNFTEKVGEYTQQYWEKGNNTRDPDAEGQANRKVSLQRYREKRKDREKLKIKKNIGSNTSLEVYLNRQLRTHTSNGNSSQYGTSSPPQPELLQTAENQPRFRCLPVDLNEKDILERRT
- the LOC126595918 gene encoding protein TIFY 4B-like isoform X2 → MNAPTTTFRSILEKPLNQLTEDDISQLTREDCRKYLKEKGMRRPSWNKSQAIQQVISLKALLEPNDDSGAGALRKIVVLPHTTTATTQRVSTFAASNSADSAKEVSPDVQASVSADELAPHPRNEPPKPAPEDPPVYADTTAISLRNHCTTDASVSKMTIFYSGKVNVYDGVPPDKVNEAFSLNGDLEISLPMQGYMDLQARAILHLAAGPNHLLLDNQFGGAAAARSLHCQFQTAGNKDGLFLPSATISQAMQTGNFTEKVGEYTQQYWEKGNNTRDPDAEGQANRKVSLQRYREKRKDREKLKIKKNIGSNTSLEVYLNRQLRTHTSNGNSSQYGTSSPPQPELLQTAENQPRFRCLPVDLNEKDILERRT
- the LOC126595918 gene encoding protein TIFY 4B-like isoform X6, translated to MNAPTTTFRSILEKPLNQLTEDDISQLTREDCRKYLKEKGMRRPSWNKSQAIQQVISLKALLEPNDDSGAGALRKIVVLPHTTTATTQRVSTFAASNSADSAKEVSPDVQASVSADELAPHPRNEPPKPAPEDPPVYADTTAISLRNHCTTDASVSKMTIFYSGKVNVYDGVPPDKGYMDLQARAILHLAAGPNHLLLDNQFGGAAAARSLHCQFQTAGNKDGLFLPSATISQAMQTVSGNFTEKVGEYTQQYWEKGNNTRDPDAEGQANRKVSLQRYREKRKDREKLKIKKNIGSNTSLEVYLNRQLRTHTSNGNSSQYGTSSPPQPELLQTAENQPRFRCLPVDLNEKDILERRT